Proteins encoded by one window of Syntrophorhabdaceae bacterium:
- a CDS encoding GntR family transcriptional regulator: MAKTKTETKAKPQEDSSQIAYQGIRRMLYSKELVPGQRIAYRDLAERLQLSPTPIIQALKWLELQGFVLHEPNRGYSMAPFSLKEMEELYELRELIEPSLVASVIQHIDKKGLSELKAALEAHLSAEREFYLKERLFKNREFHMTLASLSGKATQLRILQNVFEMLFLKYGGNYFPVASLTSTDQAHQEIYDAIALRSLERAQTILKNHITNVKVQVISSVRKMLAEQERSEF, translated from the coding sequence ATGGCAAAGACAAAGACTGAAACCAAAGCTAAGCCTCAGGAGGACAGCAGCCAGATCGCCTATCAGGGAATCCGGCGCATGCTGTACAGCAAAGAGCTTGTACCCGGCCAAAGGATCGCCTATCGGGACCTCGCAGAACGTCTTCAACTGAGCCCCACCCCCATTATCCAGGCACTGAAATGGCTCGAGCTGCAGGGATTCGTGCTTCATGAGCCGAACCGCGGCTACTCCATGGCGCCCTTCAGCCTGAAAGAGATGGAGGAGCTGTACGAATTGCGGGAGCTGATCGAGCCGTCCCTCGTAGCCTCCGTCATTCAGCATATCGATAAGAAAGGGCTTTCGGAGCTCAAAGCGGCGCTTGAAGCGCACCTGTCGGCGGAGCGGGAATTTTATCTCAAGGAAAGGCTTTTTAAGAACCGGGAGTTCCACATGACCCTGGCATCCCTGTCGGGAAAGGCAACCCAGCTTCGCATCCTGCAGAACGTCTTTGAAATGTTGTTCCTCAAATACGGCGGCAATTACTTTCCCGTCGCATCGCTCACGTCCACGGACCAGGCTCACCAGGAGATTTATGACGCCATAGCGTTGAGAAGTCTCGAACGGGCTCAGACAATCCTGAAGAACCACATCACCAATGTGAAAGTTCAGGTCATCTCCAGTGTCAGAAAGATGCTGGCTGAACAGGAGCGGTCCGAGTTCTGA